In one Solanum dulcamara chromosome 1, daSolDulc1.2, whole genome shotgun sequence genomic region, the following are encoded:
- the LOC129891470 gene encoding putative receptor-like protein kinase At3g47110 produces the protein MQALLAIKEGITQDPYGIFTSWNSSVHFCSWEGVTCSHLHQRVTKLHLTSLDLVGTLSPYIGNLTFLTGLNLEFNNFHGKIPPQVDGLFWLQHLSLTNNSFSGEIPINISRCSNLVILGFGWNQFSGKIPLELGSLQKLERLQVHDNNLKGPIPETLGNLSAIKSLSLSVNNLEGTIPSSLSQLKTLNFLGLDINKLSGLVPAAIFNLSSLEIFTVTYNQLYGTLPSDFGLSLPRLKVLKIGHNWFTGPLPKSLSNASNLVELDAYGNNFTGKVSIDFGGLSDLWWLILASNSIGTGEVDDLSFFNSLSRCRNLKVLDLSDCKFGGVLPESIANLSTTLLSLRLGGNQLFGSVHSGIGNLVNLTVLQLQKNNFSGSIPEVVGNLRRLQLVDLSENKFSGSIPSSMFNMTRLYSLHLEKNELTGNIPLSFGDFRYLQDLDLSQNHLSGTIPDEVMSLSSLTNSLNLADNQLSGPLSVEIGALNNLRRLDISNNMLSGKIPSSIGRCVTLESLLLAGNFFEGIISSSISSLKGLEELDLSRNKLSGQIPISLQLISLKKLNLSFNQFEGQLPTEGVFRNATAISISGNKKLCGGIPELELPICPNTEPKGRDKSSSIKLMIPLLSGLVALVLIMSLVMIFLSRKTKGEPSLTSSPVTYESLYRATNGFSSANLIGNGSFSYVYKGVLDPCESMVAVKVINIDQQGATSKSFMDECEALRNIRHQNLVKFYNACSTSDFEGNPFIALVYEYMPNGSLESWLHPVRGADASANEVRILGLVERLNISIDVACALEYLHHHCHNPIVYCDLKPDNILLDNDMTAHVADFGLAMFCSEAMSKYSSLGYAAPEYSMGGNASAFGDVYSYGILLLEMFTGKRPTDSMFENGLTLHSFAKTALLDEIVDPMLLPRSSRETQEEEGVLINPDDSSIKQAQECLISILQIGVACSVESPRERMDIADVVKELQLIRDILLASHAIHTSTSGSLRFEGSSSRSITSNWQNFTSFRLP, from the exons ATGCAAGCCTTACTTGCCATCAAAGAAGGGATAACTCAAGATCCTTATGGTATTTTTACTTCATGGAATAGTTCAGTCCATTTCTGCAGCTGGGAAGGTGTCACTTGTAGCCATCTTCATCAAAGAGTTACTAAACTGCACTTAACATCACTTGACTTAGTAGGTACTTTGTCACCTTACATAGGGAATCTTACTTTTCTTACTGGTCTAAATCTTGAGTTCAACAATTTCCATGGAAAAATCCCACCTCAAGTTGATGGTTTGTTTTGGCTTCAGCATCTTAGTTTGACTAATAACTCATTTTCTGGGGAGATACCGATAAATATTTCTCGTTGTTCGAATCTTGTTATACTTGGTTTTGGTTGGAACCAATTTTCTGGAAAGATTCCATTGGAACTTGGCTCATTGCAAAAGCTTGAGAGATTGCAAGTTCACGACAACAACCTCAAAGGACCAATACCGGAAACCTTAGGTAATCTTTCCGCAATCAAATCACTTTCCTTATCGGTTAACAATTTGGAAGGAACTATTCCTAGTTCTCTTAGCCAATTGAAGacattgaattttcttggtttgGATATAAATAAGTTATCTGGTTTAGTACCTGCTGcaatttttaatctttcatcTCTTGAGATTTTCACAGTTACTTATAATCAGTTGTATGGAACTTTGCCATCAGACTTTGGTTTAAGTCTTCCTAGGTTGAAAGTTCTAAAGATTGGTCATAATTGGTTTACTGGACCCCTTCCAAAGTCATTATCTAATGCTTCGAATCTAGTTGAACTTGATGCATATGGCAACAATTTCACTGGCAAAGTGTCAATTGACTTTGGCGGCTTATCGGATCTTTGGTGGCTGATTCTTGCATCAAATTCCATTGGAACAGGAGAAGTTGATGACTTGAGTTTTTTCAATTCTTTGAGTAGATGCAGAAACCTGAAAGTTCTGGATTTGAGTGATTGTAAATTTGGAGGTGTGCTACCTGAGTCTATTGCAAATTTATCGACAACTCTTCTGTCACTAAGATTGGGAGGTAATCAACTATTTGGTAGTGTTCATTCAGGAATAGGTAATCTTGTTAACTTGACTGTATTGCAATTGCAAAAGAATAATTTTTCTGGTAGCATTCCTGAAGTCGTTGGCAATCTTCGTAGGCTTCAGTTAGTGGATTTATCTGAAAACAAATTTTCAGGAAGTATTCCATCTTCTATGTTTAACATGACTCGATTATATTCACTTCATCTGGAAAAGAATGAGTTAACTGGTAACATTCCCCTTAGTTTTGGTGATTTCCGGTACTTGCAAGATTTAGACCTTTCTCAGAATCATCTAAGTGGTACCATACCAGATGAAGTTATGAGTTTATCTTCCTTAACAAATTCTCTTAATCTTGCTGACAATCAATTGTCCGGTCCGCTATCAGTTGAAATTGGAGCTCTCAACAATCTTAGGAGATTGGATATTTCTAATAACATGTTGTCTGGGAAAATTCCTAGTAGCATAGGGAGGTGTGTAACTTTGGAGAGCCTTCTTTTAGCTGGCAACTTCTTTGAAGGTATAATTTCTTCATCCATTAGTTCTTTGAAAGGTCTTGAAGAATTGGATCTTTCTCGCAACAAGTTATCTGGTCAGATTCCAATATCTCTTCAGCTGATTTccttaaaaaaattgaacttgTCTTTCAACCAGTTTGAGGGTCAGTTGCCAACTGAAGGTGTTTTCAGAAATGCAACTGCAATCTCCATATCGGGGAATAAGAAACTTTGTGGGGGTATACCAGAACTGGAGTTGCCAATATGTCCAAACACGGAACCTAAGGGAAGAGATAAGTCCAGCAGCATTAAGCTAATGATCCCTCTTCTTTCTGGACTTGTTGCACTGGTTTTGATCATGTCTTTAGTCATGATCTTTCTGTCAAGAAAGACAAAGGGAGAGCCTTCTTTAACATCTTCACCGGTTACTTATGAGAGCCTATATAGAGCGACAAATGGATTCTCTTCTGCCAATTTGATCGGAAATGGTAGCTTTAGTTATGTTTACAAAGGAGTACTTGATCCATGTGAAAGTATGGTTGCGGTGAAGGTGATTAACATTGACCAACAAGGGGCTACTTCTAAGAGCTTCATGGATGAGTGTGAGGCCCTGAGAAACATTAGGCATCAAAATCTTGTTAAGTTCTATAATGCTTGTTCGACTAGTGATTTTGAGGGTAATCCATTTATAGCTTTAGTTTACGAATACATGCCTAATGGGAGCTTAGAAAGCTGGTTGCATCCTGTTCGGGGAGCTGATGCCTCAGCTAATGAGGTGAGGATCCTAGGTCTAGTTGAAAGACTAAACATTTCTATTGACGTGGCCTGTGCACTGGAATATCTTCATCACCATTGCCACAATCCAATCGTGTACTGTGATCTGAAGCCGGACAACATTCTTCTCGACAATGACATGACTGCCCATGTAGCTGATTTTGGATTAGCAATGTTTTGCTCAGAAGCCATGAGCAAATATAGTTCACTTGGATATGCTGCACCAG AGTACAGCATGGGAGGTAATGCTTCCGCGTTTGGTGATGTTTACAGCTATGGGATCCTTTTGCTAGAGATGTTTACTGGAAAGAGACCTACTGACAGCATGTTCGAAAATGGACTGACTCTTCACAGTTTTGCTAAGACAGCTTTACTTGATGAAATAGTAGACCCCATGCTTCTACCTAGGAGCAGCAGAGAAACACAAGAAGAGGAAGGAGTACTAATCAATCCAGACGATTCTAGTATAAAACAAGCACAGGAATGCTTGATCTCGATATTACAAATTGGAGTTGCATGTTCAGTTGAATCCCCGAGAGAAAGGATGGATATTGCGGATGTTGTCAAGGAACTCCAACTAATTAGAGACATTCTCCTTGCTTCTCATGCAATTCACACCTCAACCAGCGG GAGCTTGAGGTTCGAAGGGTCTTCCAGTCGTTCTATTACTAGTAACTGGCAAAATTTTACATCATTTCGTCTACCTTGA